The following coding sequences lie in one Capsicum annuum cultivar UCD-10X-F1 chromosome 5, UCD10Xv1.1, whole genome shotgun sequence genomic window:
- the LOC107872401 gene encoding transcription factor DICHOTOMA-like produces MFPSSNTHEPYSHTSKTFLEGSFTYDYQNPISSSRQENPFFLNFPSLFLDDHHHESPLSQILPHKHQDQQPSDHHAKEGNFTHISGETSKEEMSIEAKTSSKKRNLSATPRRRTGKKDRHSKICTAQGMRDRRVRLSLHIARKFFDLQDMLGFDKASKTIEWLFNRSNNAIKELSENIQPKEYSDGNKITITSNNSSSSEGKNDSLMSEFEENSINGRKEKEKLSEMVQDNPHKRESMEKARARARERTKEKMMIKGLEKCKEWYETNPNNMFDQLGSSRRNSGFLDQASNYNSYNTSVNQEKGSPHEANSQSLGHHFAIQNYFGGASTSGLDSGNCFMSFLGNWEINYAPIKSSSYSPFAGNPNSIYLGNSRYHQFQPLDQDKNLSCRHHRLE; encoded by the coding sequence ATGTTTCCTTCAAGCAACACCCATGAACCTTATTCCCATACCTCAAAAACATTCCTTGAAGGATCTTTTACATATGATTATCAAAACCCTATTTCAAGTTCAAGACAAGAAAAtccatttttcttgaatttcccTTCTCTATTTCTTGATGATCACCATCATGAGTCTCCCTTGAGCCAAATATTGCCCCATAAGCACCAAGACCAACAGCCTAGTGATCACCATGCCAAAGAGGGGAATTTTACTCACATTTCTGGTGAGACATCAAAGGAGGAAATGTCTATTGAGGCTAAAACATCATCAAAGAAGAGAAATCTTAGCGCAACGCCAAGAAGGAGAACAGGTAAGAAGGATAGGCATAGCAAGATTTGCACGGCTCAAGGCATGAGGGATCGGAGAGTGAGATTATCCCTTCACATAGCACGTAAGTTCTTTGATCTCCAAGACATGTTAGGCTTTGATAAGGCAAGTAAAACCATAGAATGGCTTTTCAACAGATCCAACAATGCCATAAAAGAGCTCTCAGAAAACATCCAACCAAAGGAATACAGTGATggtaacaaaattactataaccAGTAACAATAGTTCAAGTAGTGAAGGAAAGAATGATTCCCTTATGTCTGAGTTTGAggagaactcaatcaatggacgaaaagagaaagaaaaattgaGTGAAATGGTGCAAGATAATCCTCATAAAAGGGAGTCAATGGAAAAAGCAAGAGCAAGGGCTAGGGAGAGGACCAAAGAAAAAATGATGATCAAAGGTCTTGAAAAATGCAAAGAATGGTATGAAACAAACCCTAATAACATGTTTGACCAATTAGGGTCATCAAGAAGGAATAGTGGTTTTCTTGATCAAGCTTCCAACTATAATTCTTACAATACAAGTGTCAATCAAGAAAAGGGTTCTCCCCATGAAGCCAATTCTCAATCTCTAGGGCATCATTTtgcaattcaaaattatttcgGTGGTGCAAGTACCTCAGGATTAGATTCTGGCAATTGCTTCATGAGTTTTCTTGGAAATTGGGAAATCAACTATGCCCCAATAAAATCCAGCAGTTATAGTCCATTTGCAGGTAACCCTAACTCAATTTATTTGGGTAACTCGAGATATCATCAATTTCAGCCACTTGATCAAGATAAAAACTTATCCTGCAGACATCATAGACTGGAATAA